Proteins from a genomic interval of Candidatus Methylarchaceae archaeon HK02M2:
- a CDS encoding 30S ribosomal protein S3 — protein sequence MSAIKNVMKNYVKNTELDEFLQKELVDAGYGGIDILKTPIGTRITIFATRPGLIIGRRGTGIRSLTSMIEKKFDLPNPQISVLEVEVPELNPMIMCNRIAQNVIRGRAFRRASLWALNSIMNAGAMGTEIIISGKLRSDRSHYEKHRAGIVPKSGNIASKAVKEATTHVLLKMGLYGIKIKIALKDFVPSEVEIIEKKPEENNSKEEEISAKAQE from the coding sequence ATGTCAGCAATCAAAAATGTTATGAAAAATTATGTCAAGAATACTGAATTGGATGAATTTTTACAAAAAGAATTAGTTGATGCAGGTTATGGCGGCATAGACATCCTTAAAACGCCTATAGGTACTAGAATAACTATCTTCGCGACAAGGCCTGGCTTAATAATAGGAAGACGAGGCACCGGCATTAGATCCCTTACCTCTATGATAGAAAAGAAGTTTGATCTACCCAATCCTCAGATTTCAGTGTTGGAAGTCGAAGTTCCTGAACTGAATCCTATGATAATGTGTAATCGAATAGCTCAGAATGTCATTAGGGGTAGAGCCTTTCGAAGAGCCTCTCTTTGGGCTTTAAATTCTATTATGAATGCTGGTGCAATGGGTACGGAGATAATAATTTCAGGGAAGTTAAGAAGCGATAGGTCCCACTACGAGAAACATAGGGCAGGCATTGTCCCTAAAAGTGGAAATATTGCATCAAAGGCTGTAAAGGAGGCCACGACCCATGTATTACTTAAAATGGGCCTATATGGAATAAAAATTAAGATTGCTTTAAAGGACTTTGTTCCTTCTGAAGTCGAAATAATAGAGAAGAAGCCTGAGGAAAATAATTCAAAGGAGGAAGAAATCAGTGCCAAAGCTCAAGAGTAG
- a CDS encoding 30S ribosomal protein S12 gives MVNSKSPRGEFAGRQQKRKKQRFRWSDKYYRRRVLMLDKKSDPLEGAPQARGIVLEKVGIESKQPNSAIRKCVRIQLVKNGKQITAFLPGDGALNYIDEHDEVLVESIGGSMGRAMGDIPGVRWRVFMVNEVSLNMLVLGKKEKPRR, from the coding sequence TTGGTAAATTCAAAATCACCTAGAGGAGAGTTTGCTGGTAGACAGCAAAAAAGGAAGAAGCAGAGATTCAGATGGTCTGACAAGTATTATAGGCGCAGAGTATTAATGCTTGATAAAAAATCCGATCCTCTTGAAGGTGCTCCTCAAGCTCGAGGAATAGTATTGGAGAAGGTCGGAATCGAATCCAAACAACCCAACTCAGCTATTAGAAAATGCGTCCGTATTCAATTGGTCAAGAATGGTAAGCAGATCACTGCATTCCTTCCAGGCGATGGCGCATTGAATTACATAGATGAGCATGATGAAGTTTTAGTGGAAAGTATAGGCGGTTCTATGGGCAGGGCTATGGGTGATATACCAGGCGTCAGATGGCGGGTATTTATGGTCAACGAAGTTTCCTTAAATATGCTCGTCCTAGGTAAAAAAGAAAAACCTAGGAGATAA
- a CDS encoding 50S ribosomal protein L22, producing the protein MPKFKYSFANYDPLTQVRASGREVDASPKAAREVCVTIKGMTIAQAKIFLEDVIAKKQAVPFRRYNKEMPHKRSQFKFHSGGYPVKASREILKVIENLEANAEFKGFDTEKLIIIHAATMGGMKIKRYIPRAYGRSSPRFNTLIHIEIIGKEAP; encoded by the coding sequence TTGCCCAAATTCAAGTACAGCTTTGCAAATTATGATCCTCTAACACAAGTAAGAGCGAGTGGTAGAGAAGTAGACGCCTCCCCAAAAGCAGCTAGAGAAGTCTGTGTAACTATAAAAGGCATGACTATAGCTCAAGCAAAGATCTTTTTAGAAGATGTAATCGCCAAGAAACAAGCTGTACCTTTTAGAAGATATAACAAAGAGATGCCCCATAAAAGATCTCAATTTAAATTCCATTCAGGAGGTTATCCTGTAAAGGCATCCAGAGAAATATTAAAGGTAATCGAGAATCTTGAAGCGAATGCAGAGTTTAAAGGATTTGATACAGAGAAACTTATCATAATTCATGCTGCAACGATGGGAGGTATGAAGATTAAAAGATATATACCCAGAGCTTACGGCCGTTCTTCGCCAAGATTTAATACATTAATTCATATAGAAATAATAGGTAAGGAGGCGCCATGA
- a CDS encoding B12-binding domain-containing radical SAM protein: MNFSFINPGPSEVWTHVVSAPASWPPLGLLYISTLLKQNNFKVSILDVKNQASLKDILKWIEKEDPDFLGFSTLSSSGRSAAIIAEKVKKRNPNIKIAFGNYHATFNAKKILEKYPFVDVIVRNEAEFTCLEIAECLEKGKELKDIRGITFREGDKIVFTPDRLPLKDLDKLPFPDRKLLKNEYRSTLAGLELATGRFTTVVSSRGCPFKCLYCACSLFARRTWRPRSPENIIDELYLLHSEGFRQIIFVDDNFALNQKRVVKLCQLMKKNKIEMDWVCDARVDCISREALEAMAKTGCRIIYYGMESANQRILDFYNKGITPLQSQAASKATRKAGIDIIVGSFIIGAPDESREEIRNTFAFAQRIDIDIPLFHPLEIQPGTPLWLELSSQGLLNEDEHWETGVYASEICPQAVPLEELYPMMIEATKKFLIRPKYIISNFLRVLKSRYIRGIISNNINNFINYKFSLSEAIEVPPMYRRKSVL, translated from the coding sequence ATGAACTTTTCATTTATCAACCCTGGACCGAGCGAGGTTTGGACACATGTTGTTTCTGCTCCTGCTTCATGGCCTCCTCTCGGACTGCTTTATATATCTACTCTGTTAAAGCAGAACAATTTCAAAGTCTCAATTCTTGATGTTAAAAATCAGGCCTCACTTAAAGATATTCTTAAATGGATCGAAAAGGAGGATCCTGATTTCCTTGGTTTTTCTACTTTATCCAGCTCGGGTAGATCTGCTGCAATCATAGCTGAAAAGGTCAAAAAAAGAAATCCAAATATTAAAATTGCCTTCGGGAATTATCATGCCACATTTAATGCTAAAAAAATTTTAGAAAAATACCCTTTTGTAGATGTGATAGTTCGGAATGAAGCAGAGTTTACATGTTTAGAGATAGCAGAGTGCTTAGAAAAAGGAAAAGAACTCAAGGATATCCGAGGAATTACCTTTAGAGAAGGGGATAAGATAGTTTTTACTCCTGATAGATTACCCCTTAAAGATCTGGACAAACTTCCATTTCCTGACCGAAAGTTACTCAAAAATGAATACCGATCGACCTTAGCGGGATTGGAGCTTGCGACTGGAAGGTTCACTACTGTAGTCTCTTCTCGCGGTTGCCCTTTTAAGTGCCTATATTGCGCATGCTCTTTATTTGCTCGACGCACTTGGAGACCTAGGTCCCCAGAAAACATTATTGATGAATTATATTTGCTTCATAGTGAAGGATTTAGACAAATAATATTCGTAGATGATAACTTTGCTTTAAATCAAAAAAGGGTGGTAAAACTTTGCCAACTAATGAAAAAAAATAAGATCGAAATGGACTGGGTCTGTGACGCTAGAGTTGACTGCATATCCCGAGAAGCATTAGAGGCGATGGCCAAGACTGGGTGTAGAATTATCTATTATGGTATGGAAAGCGCAAATCAAAGAATCTTGGATTTTTATAATAAAGGAATTACTCCTTTACAATCTCAAGCTGCCTCAAAAGCAACTAGAAAGGCAGGAATAGATATCATCGTCGGTTCATTTATAATTGGTGCTCCAGATGAAAGTCGAGAAGAGATTAGAAATACTTTCGCCTTTGCGCAACGGATAGATATCGATATTCCACTTTTCCATCCACTAGAAATCCAGCCAGGGACGCCTCTATGGCTAGAGCTATCGTCGCAAGGACTTTTAAATGAAGATGAACATTGGGAAACAGGTGTTTACGCTTCAGAGATATGCCCCCAAGCAGTTCCTTTAGAAGAGCTATACCCTATGATGATTGAAGCTACTAAGAAATTCTTGATACGGCCAAAATACATTATCTCAAACTTCCTAAGGGTATTGAAAAGTCGTTATATACGGGGAATTATCTCAAATAATATAAATAATTTTATCAATTATAAATTTAGTCTATCAGAAGCGATCGAAGTTCCTCCTATGTATAGGAGGAAATCGGTATTATGA
- a CDS encoding nucleoside triphosphate pyrophosphohydrolase family protein encodes MDFDQYQKLARSTAVDPDLGNNYVYPVLGLGGEAGEIQEKIKKVIRDENGIIDDVTRKAIKLELGDLLWYLSNLASELKLSLADIDQSNIAKLVSRTERDKIHGEGDER; translated from the coding sequence ATGGATTTTGATCAATATCAGAAACTGGCTCGATCCACCGCTGTCGACCCCGATCTCGGGAACAACTATGTCTATCCCGTTCTGGGACTCGGTGGTGAAGCTGGAGAGATACAGGAAAAGATCAAGAAAGTGATCAGAGATGAAAATGGTATTATTGATGACGTAACTCGAAAGGCGATCAAACTGGAATTGGGAGATCTTCTCTGGTATCTTTCCAATTTGGCATCAGAGTTAAAATTATCTTTAGCGGACATTGACCAGTCAAATATCGCTAAATTGGTTTCAAGGACCGAACGTGATAAAATTCATGGTGAAGGTGATGAACGATGA
- a CDS encoding 30S ribosomal protein S7, which yields MQKTDEKKRQQKLLLFRKWDMSKVEIKKRGLERVISLKPMLTPTSMGRHEHQKFAKAEVNIVERLVNSLMHFGKRYAKNTGRMGGKKYRSINIVDTAFDIIHLKTGGNPVEYLVRAIENASPNEDTTRIGYGGVVYHVSVDISPLRKVDLALRFISEGVRVSAFSNPKSVEEVLADEIIMAANKDINSYSIKKKNEQERIAMSSR from the coding sequence ATGCAAAAAACAGATGAAAAAAAGAGACAGCAGAAACTACTACTATTTAGAAAATGGGATATGAGTAAAGTCGAAATTAAAAAAAGAGGCTTAGAGCGAGTAATCTCTCTCAAACCCATGCTTACACCAACATCTATGGGTAGACACGAGCATCAAAAATTTGCTAAGGCTGAAGTAAACATAGTCGAACGTCTCGTCAATAGTCTTATGCACTTTGGTAAAAGATATGCCAAGAATACAGGTAGGATGGGGGGCAAAAAGTATAGATCAATAAATATTGTGGACACCGCATTCGATATAATCCATTTAAAAACTGGAGGAAACCCTGTAGAGTACCTTGTTCGTGCAATTGAAAATGCTTCTCCTAACGAGGATACAACGAGAATAGGCTATGGTGGCGTCGTATATCATGTCTCAGTAGATATATCACCTTTACGCAAAGTAGATTTAGCTCTTAGATTCATCTCAGAAGGTGTTCGTGTATCCGCCTTCTCAAATCCAAAGAGCGTCGAAGAAGTTTTAGCAGATGAAATTATAATGGCAGCGAATAAAGATATAAACAGCTACTCTATTAAGAAAAAGAATGAACAAGAAAGAATAGCTATGTCTTCGAGATAA
- the rpmC gene encoding 50S ribosomal protein L29 — translation MPKLKSSDLLKLDDDALKNKLLELRAELVKLRSAATRGTLKKETGKIRAIRKAIARVLTIINLRKHV, via the coding sequence GTGCCAAAGCTCAAGAGTAGCGATTTATTAAAGTTGGATGATGATGCCCTTAAAAACAAGTTATTAGAGTTAAGGGCTGAACTGGTAAAACTCAGGAGTGCAGCAACAAGAGGTACTTTGAAGAAGGAGACTGGGAAGATTCGAGCTATAAGGAAAGCAATTGCCAGGGTACTTACAATTATTAATCTAAGAAAGCATGTTTAA
- a CDS encoding ArsR family transcriptional regulator, with the protein MRDNEISTITASPARVRILEIIGGEGSASFTEIKRRTGLSTGSIYYHLSCLRDYVTRDNNRRCILTEKGRRLIKKLGMTPIAENQSSLVLKSLSIITLASIFKHLTYSKRSAITVTIFALMVGSFVNLNSNLNQFLLSVPSKQIMNPILSTFLTGWLVTFVLAEIYSAFTTGIKVGGEVELAATIALSFVPLYIYSSIMHLQISNIILVPMQIWSAILLAGGLNISKGVKLTHSFIFSLIMLYLSIYIWLTIV; encoded by the coding sequence TTGAGAGATAATGAAATTTCTACTATCACAGCTAGCCCTGCAAGGGTTAGAATTCTTGAGATAATTGGTGGAGAAGGCAGCGCAAGCTTTACAGAAATAAAGCGCAGAACAGGCCTAAGTACAGGCTCGATCTATTACCATTTATCCTGTCTTAGGGATTATGTAACGAGAGATAATAATAGAAGATGCATTTTAACTGAAAAAGGTAGGCGCCTAATAAAAAAGTTAGGGATGACGCCTATTGCAGAGAATCAAAGTAGTCTTGTTCTGAAGTCTCTATCAATAATCACTCTTGCATCAATATTCAAGCATTTAACATACTCAAAAAGGAGTGCTATTACTGTAACGATATTTGCCTTAATGGTAGGTTCATTTGTGAACTTAAATTCAAATTTGAATCAGTTCTTATTATCAGTTCCAAGCAAGCAGATCATGAACCCTATCTTGTCTACATTTTTAACTGGATGGCTAGTAACTTTTGTCCTAGCTGAAATATACTCCGCCTTCACAACAGGTATAAAAGTTGGGGGTGAAGTAGAGCTTGCTGCCACTATAGCATTGAGCTTTGTTCCTCTTTATATTTATTCTAGTATCATGCATTTACAGATATCAAACATAATCCTTGTACCAATGCAAATATGGAGTGCTATACTTCTTGCAGGAGGTCTGAATATATCGAAAGGTGTGAAGTTGACTCATTCTTTCATCTTCAGCCTCATAATGCTTTATCTATCTATATACATCTGGTTGACCATAGTTTGA
- a CDS encoding secondary thiamine-phosphate synthase enzyme YjbQ produces the protein MKVLFKEINITTKYRTELIDISNYVEDYVHKSDINNGFCLVYTIHSTVAIIVNEYESGLMQDIITKVNEDFPKDVEWLHNRVDNNADSHLASTFMGPSKVFPVKDGALVRGIWQNIFLLELDGPRKRKVVLEVMGE, from the coding sequence TTGAAAGTCTTATTTAAGGAAATAAATATTACAACAAAATATCGAACTGAGTTGATAGACATAAGCAATTATGTTGAGGATTATGTACATAAAAGTGACATAAATAATGGTTTTTGTCTTGTATATACTATACATTCTACAGTTGCTATAATCGTCAACGAATATGAGAGCGGTTTGATGCAAGACATCATTACAAAAGTAAATGAAGATTTCCCTAAAGATGTAGAATGGCTTCATAATAGAGTAGACAATAATGCTGATTCTCATTTAGCTTCAACCTTTATGGGTCCATCAAAAGTCTTTCCAGTCAAGGATGGTGCGCTTGTTAGAGGAATTTGGCAGAATATTTTCTTATTAGAGCTAGATGGTCCAAGAAAAAGAAAAGTAGTGTTAGAAGTTATGGGTGAGTAA